One genomic window of Roseateles sp. DAIF2 includes the following:
- a CDS encoding flagellin, giving the protein MPQTINTNIASLNAQRNLNSSQSSLGVAMQRLSSGLRVNSAKDDAAGLAIAERMNAQVRGMNVAIRNANDGISLAQTAEGALGKVGDTLQRMRELAVQARNATNTSADRVSLGQEFRELANEINRVIGGTTFNGKTILGADAATPQTFQVGPNTTTNDTIDVVTVDMTQDPAIIAVTDPTVSVIDANSDPNTLKAVIDNIDTAINTVSSQRAVLGASQNRFEAVIANLQISVENQSAARSRIMDADYASETSNLSRAQILQQAGNAMVAQANQLPQQVLSLLRGG; this is encoded by the coding sequence ATGCCCCAGACCATCAATACCAATATTGCCTCGCTGAATGCGCAGCGCAATCTGAACTCGTCGCAGTCTTCGCTGGGCGTTGCGATGCAGCGGCTCTCCTCCGGTCTGCGCGTCAACTCCGCCAAGGATGATGCCGCCGGCCTGGCGATCGCCGAACGCATGAACGCCCAGGTGCGCGGCATGAACGTCGCGATCCGCAACGCCAACGACGGCATCTCGCTGGCCCAGACAGCGGAAGGCGCGCTGGGCAAGGTGGGCGACACCCTGCAGCGCATGCGTGAACTCGCGGTACAGGCTCGCAACGCGACCAACACCAGCGCCGACCGCGTCTCGCTCGGCCAGGAGTTCCGCGAGCTGGCCAACGAAATCAACCGCGTGATCGGCGGCACCACCTTCAACGGCAAGACCATCCTGGGTGCCGATGCGGCGACGCCGCAGACCTTCCAGGTCGGCCCGAACACGACCACCAACGACACGATCGACGTGGTCACGGTCGACATGACCCAGGACCCGGCGATCATCGCGGTCACCGATCCGACCGTCTCGGTCATCGATGCCAACTCGGATCCGAACACGCTGAAGGCGGTGATCGACAATATCGACACCGCGATCAACACCGTCAGCTCGCAACGCGCCGTGCTCGGCGCCTCGCAGAACCGCTTCGAGGCGGTGATCGCCAACCTGCAGATCTCGGTGGAGAACCAGAGCGCCGCGCGCAGCCGCATCATGGATGCCGACTACGCCAGCGAGACCTCCAACCTGAGTCGAGCGCAGATCCTGCAGCAGGCCGGCAATGCGATGGTGGCCCAGGCCAACCAGCTGCCGCAACAAGTGCTGTCGCTGCTGCGTGGCGGTTGA
- a CDS encoding flagellin, which yields MPAIINTNIASMNAQRNTSTSQLSLSTSMQRLSSGLRVNSSKDDAAGLSIAERMQAQVRGMNVAVRNANDGISLAQTAEGAMGKVSDALQRMRELAVQARNATNTTADKTSLDKEFGELAKEIQRVLGGTTFNGKSILATDAGTQTFQVGANTTANDVVDVLTTNMTTSADIIAVAGTDNQGTGRADLNGDATAIATVIDNIDTALNTVNGERATLGASQNRFEAVISNLQVSVENQSAARSRIMDADFASETANLSRAQILQQAGTAMISQANQAPQQVLRLLQ from the coding sequence ATGCCCGCCATCATCAATACCAACATCGCGTCGATGAACGCGCAGCGCAACACGTCGACCTCGCAGTTGTCGCTGAGCACCTCGATGCAACGCCTGTCCTCCGGCCTGCGCGTCAACTCCTCCAAGGATGACGCCGCCGGTCTGTCCATCGCCGAGCGCATGCAAGCCCAGGTGCGCGGCATGAATGTCGCCGTGCGCAATGCCAACGACGGCATCTCGCTGGCCCAGACCGCCGAAGGCGCGATGGGCAAGGTCAGCGATGCACTGCAGCGCATGCGTGAGCTGGCCGTGCAGGCCCGCAACGCCACCAACACGACCGCCGACAAGACCTCGCTGGACAAGGAGTTCGGCGAGCTGGCCAAGGAAATCCAGCGCGTGCTGGGCGGCACCACCTTCAACGGCAAATCCATCCTGGCCACCGATGCCGGCACCCAGACCTTCCAGGTCGGCGCCAACACGACCGCCAATGACGTGGTGGACGTGCTGACCACCAATATGACGACCAGCGCCGACATCATCGCGGTGGCCGGCACCGACAACCAGGGCACCGGCCGCGCCGACCTGAATGGCGACGCCACCGCGATCGCGACCGTGATCGACAACATCGACACGGCCCTGAACACGGTCAACGGCGAACGCGCCACCCTGGGTGCCTCGCAGAATCGCTTCGAGGCGGTGATCTCGAACCTGCAGGTTTCGGTGGAGAACCAGAGCGCCGCACGCAGCCGCATCATGGATGCCGACTTCGCCAGCGAAACCGCCAACCTGAGTCGAGCGCAGATCCTGCAGCAGGCCGGCACCGCGATGATCTCGCAGGCCAACCAGGCACCCCAGCAGGTCCTGCGTCTGCTGCAGTAA
- a CDS encoding glycosyltransferase family 2 protein, with protein MAQRISLVVIARDEAARIGRLLDSVAPWVDAMLVLDTGSRDDTPRIAAAHGARVEHFAWCDDFSAARNRALELAAADWHLVLDADEWLLDGGPALRALRQMAPDFAGSIALRDHFDGGTSQGRLLRVLPGFVRYAGRIHEQPQHQLPQRALDLTIGHDGYLNERLAAKRGRNEALLRADLAQRPDDAYLWYQLGKDAYVYEDYAQAEAAFERAAGLPHPDGGWWLDLMARRLFALKSLKRHADALALAEPELQRCGESPDFFFALGDLLLDFAADTPAQAEALVPMIEEAWQRCLLLGERPELSGAVAGRGSHLAAHNLALLMEATGRAERAAALRQAYPAPV; from the coding sequence ATGGCCCAGCGCATCTCGTTGGTGGTGATCGCGCGCGACGAGGCCGCGCGTATCGGGCGGCTGCTGGACAGCGTCGCCCCCTGGGTCGACGCGATGCTGGTGCTGGACACCGGCTCGCGTGACGACACGCCCCGCATTGCCGCCGCCCATGGCGCGCGGGTCGAGCATTTCGCCTGGTGCGACGACTTCTCCGCGGCGCGCAACCGCGCGCTGGAACTGGCCGCGGCCGACTGGCACCTGGTGCTGGACGCCGACGAATGGCTGCTCGACGGCGGCCCGGCGCTGCGGGCGCTGCGCCAGATGGCCCCCGACTTTGCCGGCAGCATCGCGCTGCGGGACCATTTCGATGGTGGCACCTCGCAGGGCCGCCTGCTGCGCGTGCTGCCCGGTTTCGTGCGCTATGCCGGCCGCATCCACGAGCAGCCGCAGCACCAGCTGCCGCAGCGCGCGCTGGACCTGACGATCGGCCATGATGGCTATCTGAACGAGCGCCTGGCGGCCAAGCGCGGCCGCAACGAGGCCCTGCTGCGCGCCGACCTGGCGCAGCGGCCCGACGACGCCTATCTCTGGTACCAGCTGGGCAAGGACGCCTATGTCTATGAGGACTATGCGCAGGCCGAGGCCGCCTTCGAGCGTGCCGCTGGACTGCCGCATCCGGACGGCGGCTGGTGGCTGGATCTGATGGCGCGGCGCCTGTTCGCGCTGAAATCCCTGAAGCGCCATGCCGACGCACTGGCGCTGGCCGAGCCGGAGCTGCAGCGCTGCGGCGAGTCGCCGGACTTCTTCTTCGCGCTGGGCGACCTGCTGCTGGACTTCGCGGCCGACACACCGGCCCAGGCCGAGGCCCTGGTGCCGATGATCGAGGAGGCCTGGCAGCGCTGCCTGCTGCTGGGCGAGCGCCCGGAGCTGTCCGGCGCGGTGGCCGGCCGAGGCAGCCATCTGGCGGCGCATAACCTGGCCCTGCTGATGGAGGCCACCGGCCGCGCCGAGCGCGCCGCCGCGCTGCGCCAGGCCTACCCGGCCCCGGTGTGA
- the flhC gene encoding flagellar transcriptional regulator FlhC, translating into MRQKSILTEARQIERAVILINLGARLQVLESETDLSYERLLRLYKEVSGKSPSKGQLPFSTDWFMTWQPNIHASLFLNIHEYLNKAAELDEIDTVIKAYQLYQEQTTAQGLEQLLSVTRAWRLVKFIDNGMLTMTKCSKCGGHFVTHPHEIARHYVCGLCNPPARAGKGRAAGGIQMH; encoded by the coding sequence ATGCGCCAAAAGAGCATCCTGACCGAAGCCCGCCAGATCGAACGTGCGGTGATCCTGATCAATCTGGGGGCGCGGCTGCAAGTGCTGGAGTCGGAGACGGACCTGAGCTACGAGCGGCTGCTGCGCCTGTACAAGGAAGTGTCGGGCAAGAGCCCGAGCAAGGGCCAACTGCCGTTCTCGACGGACTGGTTCATGACCTGGCAGCCGAACATCCACGCGAGCCTGTTCCTGAACATCCACGAGTACCTGAACAAGGCGGCGGAGCTCGACGAGATCGACACCGTGATCAAGGCCTACCAGCTGTACCAGGAGCAGACGACGGCGCAGGGGCTGGAGCAGCTGTTGAGCGTGACGCGGGCCTGGCGCCTGGTGAAGTTCATCGACAACGGCATGCTGACGATGACCAAGTGCAGCAAGTGCGGTGGTCACTTCGTGACGCACCCGCACGAGATCGCGCGCCACTATGTGTGCGGGCTGTGCAACCCGCCCGCGCGTGCCGGCAAGGGCCGTGCCGCCGGCGGCATCCAGATGCACTGA
- a CDS encoding tetratricopeptide repeat protein produces MHARPQAGLEAALAPVGAEISMEAKALLAEARNAAFAEAAQGRLGRGLSMLHDALELQPMNHDLLSDLAALSLAAGELAQAQDYAQQALAQQPDHGPSLYTLGFALSGLGRLRRAREVLIRLGAGAPQDSLVAEAPELRPLVRVELARVEGVLAGAARGAE; encoded by the coding sequence ATGCACGCAAGACCGCAAGCTGGCCTGGAGGCCGCCCTGGCGCCGGTCGGCGCCGAGATCTCGATGGAGGCCAAGGCCCTGCTGGCCGAGGCCCGCAACGCCGCGTTCGCCGAGGCGGCGCAGGGCCGGCTGGGCCGGGGCCTGAGCATGCTGCACGACGCGCTCGAGCTGCAGCCGATGAATCATGACCTGCTGAGCGATCTGGCGGCGCTGTCGCTGGCCGCCGGCGAGCTGGCCCAGGCGCAGGACTATGCCCAGCAGGCGCTGGCCCAGCAGCCCGACCATGGTCCCAGCCTCTACACCCTGGGCTTCGCGCTGTCGGGCCTGGGCCGCTTGCGCCGCGCGCGCGAGGTGCTGATCCGTCTGGGCGCGGGTGCGCCGCAGGACAGCCTGGTGGCCGAGGCGCCGGAGCTGCGCCCGCTGGTGCGCGTCGAGCTGGCGCGCGTCGAGGGCGTGCTCGCCGGCGCGGCCCGCGGCGCCGAGTAA
- a CDS encoding methyltransferase domain-containing protein has protein sequence MSSPPAIHLCIVQPLGYVHALGFLDQARYYRYQLRRLGAEVSMAKNRLRHDAVNLVFGAHLGFDAELRRRHACIFVNLEQLGEGGARVDPSYLALLRQSAVADYDADNLAAYAAVPEEVPLLPLLHAPYLADAAVPALEDRPIDLLFFGSMNDRRRALLARIEAQGVTVSQFDGPIYGPERDAFIGQAKAVYNAHFYASSRFEQARVSHCLSLGTPVVAERGPATQPHPAFEDAVHWVRDEELERFFATRFGTPEFFAESRAQLQRFIAADPLEHYADLLAFASGYGKAHGQQRPQEAWRPQRLNLGSGKDYKPGWLNLDVVAHTQPDLLLDLGRPVELPLRLSSPLAGEVLLEEGQCARIYANNVLEHVPDLPCLMGNLLRLLQDGGELEIEVPYERALTAWQDPTHVRAMNENSWRYYTDWFWYLGWFNHRFEVAESTWLNDRVQPCDKAQAAFMRMRLRKIFTSAHERTVARTMRADFGELPDDWVDALPAIRQAAA, from the coding sequence ATGAGCAGCCCGCCCGCCATCCATCTGTGCATCGTCCAGCCGCTGGGCTATGTGCATGCCCTGGGATTTCTCGACCAGGCCCGCTACTACCGCTACCAGCTGCGTCGGCTGGGGGCGGAGGTCAGCATGGCCAAGAACCGGCTGCGCCACGATGCGGTGAACCTGGTGTTCGGCGCCCATCTGGGCTTCGATGCCGAGCTGCGCCGCCGCCATGCCTGCATCTTCGTCAACCTGGAGCAGCTGGGGGAGGGCGGTGCCCGCGTCGACCCGAGCTATCTGGCGCTGCTGCGCCAGTCCGCGGTGGCCGACTACGATGCCGACAATCTGGCCGCCTATGCGGCGGTGCCCGAGGAGGTGCCGCTGCTGCCGCTGCTGCATGCGCCCTATCTGGCCGACGCCGCGGTGCCCGCGCTGGAGGACCGACCGATCGACCTGCTGTTCTTCGGCAGCATGAATGACCGGCGCCGCGCGCTGCTGGCGCGCATCGAGGCCCAGGGGGTGACGGTGTCGCAGTTCGACGGCCCGATCTACGGCCCGGAGCGCGATGCCTTCATCGGCCAGGCCAAGGCGGTCTACAACGCGCATTTCTATGCCAGCAGCCGCTTCGAGCAGGCGCGCGTCTCGCATTGCCTGTCGCTGGGCACGCCGGTGGTGGCCGAACGCGGCCCCGCGACCCAGCCGCATCCGGCCTTCGAGGACGCGGTGCACTGGGTGCGCGACGAGGAGCTGGAGCGCTTCTTCGCCACCCGCTTCGGCACGCCGGAATTCTTTGCCGAAAGCCGCGCCCAGCTGCAGCGTTTCATCGCGGCCGATCCGCTGGAGCATTACGCCGATCTGCTGGCCTTCGCCAGCGGCTACGGCAAGGCCCATGGCCAGCAGCGGCCGCAGGAGGCCTGGCGGCCGCAGCGCCTGAACCTCGGCTCGGGCAAGGACTACAAGCCCGGCTGGCTGAATCTCGACGTGGTCGCGCATACCCAGCCCGATCTGCTGCTCGATCTCGGGCGCCCGGTCGAGCTGCCGCTGCGCCTGTCCAGCCCGCTGGCCGGCGAGGTGCTGCTGGAGGAAGGGCAATGCGCGCGCATCTATGCCAACAATGTGCTGGAGCATGTGCCGGACCTGCCCTGCCTGATGGGCAATCTGCTGCGCCTGCTGCAGGACGGCGGCGAGCTGGAGATCGAGGTGCCCTACGAGCGCGCGCTGACCGCCTGGCAGGACCCGACCCATGTGCGCGCGATGAACGAGAACTCCTGGCGCTACTACACCGACTGGTTCTGGTACCTGGGCTGGTTCAACCACCGCTTCGAGGTCGCCGAGTCGACCTGGCTCAACGACCGGGTCCAGCCCTGCGACAAGGCGCAGGCCGCCTTCATGCGCATGCGCCTGCGCAAGATCTTTACTTCCGCGCATGAGCGCACCGTGGCCCGCACCATGCGGGCCGACTTCGGCGAGCTGCCGGACGACTGGGTGGATGCGCTGCCCGCGATCCGGCAGGCCGCCGCCTAG
- a CDS encoding flagellin, with the protein MPAIINTNIASLNAQRNTTQSQSALAVSMQRLSSGLRVNSAKDDSAGLAIAERMQAQVRGMNVAVRNSNDGISLAQTAEGALGKVSDSLQRMRELAVQARNATNTTADKTSLDKEFGELAKEIQRVLGGTTFNGKTVLATDAGTQTFQVGANTSSNDQVDVQTTNMTTNSDITTVAGTDNQGAGRADLTGDATAIATVINNIDTAINTVNGERATLGASQNRFEAVIANLQVSVENQSAARSRIMDADFAMETANLSRSQILQQAGNAMIAQANQIPQQVLSLLR; encoded by the coding sequence ATGCCCGCCATCATCAATACCAACATCGCTTCGCTGAATGCGCAGCGCAACACCACCCAGTCGCAGTCGGCCCTGGCCGTCTCGATGCAGCGCCTGTCCTCGGGCCTGCGCGTCAACTCGGCGAAGGACGACTCCGCCGGTCTGGCGATCGCCGAACGCATGCAGGCCCAGGTGCGCGGCATGAACGTCGCCGTGCGCAACTCCAACGACGGCATCTCGCTGGCGCAGACCGCCGAAGGCGCGCTGGGCAAGGTCAGCGATTCGCTGCAGCGCATGCGTGAGCTGGCCGTGCAGGCCCGCAACGCCACCAACACCACCGCCGACAAGACCTCGCTGGACAAGGAGTTCGGCGAGCTGGCCAAGGAGATCCAGCGCGTGCTGGGCGGCACCACCTTCAACGGCAAGACCGTGCTGGCCACCGACGCCGGCACCCAGACCTTCCAGGTCGGTGCCAACACCAGCAGCAATGACCAGGTGGACGTGCAAACGACCAACATGACCACCAACAGCGACATCACGACCGTCGCTGGCACCGACAACCAGGGCGCGGGCCGCGCCGACCTGACCGGCGACGCCACCGCGATCGCCACCGTGATCAACAACATCGACACGGCGATCAACACGGTCAACGGCGAACGCGCGACCTTGGGTGCCTCGCAGAACCGCTTCGAGGCGGTGATCGCGAACCTGCAGGTCTCGGTGGAGAACCAGAGCGCCGCGCGCAGCCGGATCATGGATGCCGACTTCGCGATGGAAACCGCGAACCTGAGCCGATCGCAGATCCTGCAGCAGGCCGGCAACGCGATGATCGCCCAGGCCAACCAGATCCCGCAACAAGTCCTCTCGCTTCTTCGATGA
- the fliD gene encoding flagellar filament capping protein FliD, whose protein sequence is MAAITQLGIGNNTNYESLIQGLMNAERTPITQLQKRTEGLQTQLSAYGKIQSAISALRDAAAKLTNIDSWAASVATSTDAASVQVTAGTTSNTAGSTTVSVGKLATSQSISSRPLPIAPATVGSGSLTIELGKWTTDQTGFTPKSGSTALTINIAPGEDSLTQIRDKINSAKAGVVASIVNDASGARLVMRSAETGESNGFRVTVNDADGGNADDQGLSALAFDPSAGVASMTRSQAAGNAEATLNGLPIVSESNQLKDAIDGLNITLLKPTTADVTLTLAQDKETLKKTVNEFATAYNSVISLLRENTKYDQASKSAGALQGDSTVVGVQGQLRGLMAGGTTLAGTLGGRLADIGLDPGSDGTLKVNATKLDKALGNLGDLKNFFMGLDSANPDNDGFAQRVRRFADQALGVDGRISNRQKGLRDSITSNGKREDALEDRLAQKEKRLRAQYTALDKTMGKMNNLSAYVSQQMQLLR, encoded by the coding sequence ATGGCAGCTATCACCCAACTCGGTATTGGCAACAATACCAACTATGAATCGCTGATCCAGGGCCTGATGAATGCGGAGCGCACGCCGATCACGCAGCTGCAAAAGCGCACCGAAGGCCTGCAGACCCAGCTCTCGGCCTACGGCAAGATCCAGAGCGCTATCTCGGCCCTGCGCGACGCCGCGGCCAAGCTGACCAATATCGACTCCTGGGCCGCCAGCGTCGCCACCTCCACCGACGCCGCCAGCGTGCAGGTGACGGCCGGCACGACCAGCAACACCGCCGGCAGCACCACCGTGTCGGTCGGCAAGCTGGCCACCTCGCAGTCGATCTCCAGCCGACCGCTGCCGATCGCGCCCGCCACCGTCGGCAGCGGCTCGCTGACGATCGAGCTGGGCAAGTGGACCACCGACCAGACCGGCTTCACGCCCAAGTCCGGCAGCACCGCGCTCACGATCAACATCGCCCCGGGCGAGGACAGCCTGACCCAGATCCGCGACAAGATCAACAGCGCCAAGGCCGGCGTCGTCGCCTCCATTGTCAACGACGCCTCCGGCGCCCGCCTGGTGATGCGCTCGGCCGAGACCGGCGAGAGCAACGGCTTCCGCGTCACGGTCAACGATGCCGATGGCGGCAATGCCGATGACCAGGGCCTGTCCGCGCTGGCCTTCGACCCCAGCGCCGGCGTCGCCTCGATGACCCGCAGCCAGGCTGCCGGCAATGCCGAGGCCACCCTGAACGGCCTGCCCATCGTGTCCGAGAGCAATCAGCTCAAGGATGCGATCGACGGCCTGAACATCACCCTGCTCAAGCCCACCACGGCCGACGTCACCCTGACCCTGGCGCAGGACAAGGAAACGCTGAAGAAGACGGTCAACGAGTTCGCCACCGCCTACAACAGCGTGATCTCGCTGCTGCGCGAGAACACCAAGTACGACCAGGCCAGCAAGAGCGCCGGCGCGCTGCAGGGCGACTCCACCGTGGTCGGCGTGCAAGGCCAGCTGCGCGGCCTGATGGCCGGCGGCACCACCCTGGCCGGCACCCTGGGCGGCCGCCTGGCCGACATCGGCCTGGACCCCGGCTCCGACGGCACCCTGAAGGTCAACGCCACCAAGCTCGACAAGGCCCTGGGCAACCTGGGCGACCTGAAGAACTTCTTCATGGGGCTGGACAGCGCCAACCCGGACAACGACGGCTTCGCCCAGCGCGTGCGCCGCTTCGCCGACCAGGCCCTGGGCGTCGACGGCCGCATCAGCAACCGGCAGAAGGGCCTGCGCGACAGCATCACCTCCAACGGCAAACGCGAGGACGCGCTGGAGGACCGCCTGGCGCAGAAGGAAAAGCGCCTGCGCGCCCAGTACACCGCGCTGGACAAGACCATGGGCAAGATGAACAACCTGTCGGCCTACGTCTCCCAGCAGATGCAGCTGCTGCGCTGA
- the fliS gene encoding flagellar export chaperone FliS translates to MYSRVGVETDVLNASPHRLVAMLFDGLADAMSQARGAIEARNTELKNRALNRAVRILDEGLKAALNLDSGQLAGDLRDLYAYMCMRLTHANLHGDGAAIEECQRLLAPVREAWTLIGERAEAAPLSQRAA, encoded by the coding sequence ATGTACAGCCGAGTGGGCGTCGAGACCGATGTGCTGAACGCCAGCCCGCACCGCCTGGTCGCGATGCTGTTCGACGGCCTGGCCGACGCGATGAGCCAGGCCCGCGGCGCCATCGAGGCCCGCAATACCGAGCTGAAGAACCGCGCCCTGAACCGCGCCGTGCGCATCCTGGACGAAGGCCTGAAGGCCGCGCTGAACCTGGACAGCGGCCAGCTGGCCGGCGATCTGCGCGATCTCTACGCCTATATGTGCATGCGTCTGACCCATGCCAACCTGCACGGCGACGGCGCCGCCATCGAGGAATGCCAGCGCCTGCTGGCCCCGGTACGCGAGGCCTGGACCCTGATCGGCGAGCGGGCCGAGGCCGCCCCCCTGTCGCAGCGCGCCGCCTGA
- the flhD gene encoding flagellar transcriptional regulator FlhD: MNADQILAEIREANLSYLMLAQSLIRADREQALYRLGISEDTATLIATLSPAQMMKIASGNTLLCRFRMDDDLVWGLLTSHGKTAANDHVSRLHASILMAGRHAEAA, from the coding sequence ATGAACGCAGACCAAATCCTTGCCGAGATCCGCGAAGCGAACCTGTCGTACCTGATGCTGGCGCAGAGCCTGATCCGCGCCGACCGCGAACAGGCGCTGTACCGTCTGGGCATCTCCGAAGACACCGCGACCCTGATCGCGACCTTGTCGCCGGCCCAGATGATGAAGATCGCCTCGGGCAACACCCTGCTGTGCCGCTTCCGCATGGATGACGACCTGGTGTGGGGCCTGCTGACCAGCCACGGCAAGACCGCGGCCAACGACCATGTGTCGCGTCTGCACGCCTCGATCCTGATGGCCGGCCGTCACGCCGAAGCTGCCTGA
- a CDS encoding glycosyltransferase, whose amino-acid sequence MPKPSTAKSSSSTPALLLKRAQSLLEQRQWDGASKLLNQVLAQQPSDCGLWMTLARAQRAAGHARPWLQAAERAMQHANTDELAQQATLLAVQAAMVLNDAELALRLATTLAEPLRANQPDLLKQMGAAFNMLARPQDAVQPLMQALTQKFDDRDAYLELGFALNALQLYAEAAECFRTVCVLYPEHLGAQAYLIHLEQRACRWAEHEQRCEALFTAQREAVQLKNYSPPFVLVALPHHPAQMLEAARLAARHICRNMKPLPAPPRKPAGRRLHIGYLSNDFLSHATATLITQVLESHDRERFEISLLSHSNDDGSALRQRLTQACDRFEEMGALSLADMAKRIRELGVDILIDLKGHTAGSRMAALAYRPAPVQVAWLGFPGTCGMDEVDYIIGDPIVTPLEHAAWYSEKIAQMPHCYQPNDGLRLRPEPASRAELGLPEEALVLLSANQVYKLNPALFDVWMEILRRLPQAVLWQLSGGDAPDAELRGEVQRRGIDPARLICMPKVGLNAHLQRLGAADLALDSWPCNGHTTTSDALWAGVPVVAMQGEAFAGRVSASLLNAVGLPELVCTRAEDYVEQVCRLAADPQRRAALRQHLLAARDGSRLFDAPGFARDLERLYERMWARHNAGRSPIALPAQA is encoded by the coding sequence ATGCCCAAGCCCAGCACCGCGAAATCCTCCTCGTCCACGCCGGCCCTGCTGCTGAAGCGGGCCCAGTCCCTGCTGGAGCAGCGCCAGTGGGACGGGGCCAGCAAGCTGCTGAACCAGGTGCTGGCGCAGCAGCCGAGCGACTGCGGCCTGTGGATGACCCTGGCCCGCGCGCAGCGCGCCGCCGGGCATGCGCGCCCCTGGCTGCAGGCAGCCGAGCGGGCGATGCAGCACGCCAACACCGACGAGCTGGCCCAGCAGGCCACCCTGCTGGCAGTGCAGGCCGCGATGGTGCTGAACGATGCGGAGCTGGCGCTGCGTCTGGCCACCACCCTGGCCGAGCCGCTGCGCGCCAACCAGCCCGACCTGCTGAAGCAGATGGGCGCGGCCTTCAATATGCTGGCGCGGCCGCAGGACGCGGTGCAGCCGCTGATGCAGGCGCTGACGCAGAAGTTCGACGACCGCGATGCCTATCTGGAGCTGGGCTTCGCGCTGAACGCGCTGCAGCTCTATGCCGAGGCGGCGGAATGCTTTCGCACCGTCTGCGTGCTCTATCCCGAGCATCTGGGCGCGCAGGCCTATCTGATCCACCTGGAGCAGCGCGCCTGCCGCTGGGCCGAGCATGAGCAGCGCTGCGAGGCCCTGTTCACCGCCCAGCGCGAGGCGGTGCAGCTGAAGAACTACAGCCCGCCCTTCGTGCTGGTGGCGCTGCCGCATCATCCGGCCCAGATGCTGGAGGCGGCGCGCCTGGCCGCGCGCCATATCTGCCGCAATATGAAGCCGCTGCCGGCGCCGCCGCGCAAGCCGGCCGGCCGGCGTCTGCATATCGGCTATCTGTCCAACGATTTCCTCTCGCACGCCACTGCGACCCTGATCACCCAGGTGCTGGAAAGCCATGACCGCGAGCGCTTCGAGATCAGCCTGCTGTCGCACAGCAATGACGACGGCTCGGCGCTGCGCCAGCGCCTGACCCAGGCCTGCGACCGTTTCGAGGAGATGGGCGCGCTGAGCCTGGCCGACATGGCCAAGCGCATCCGCGAGCTGGGCGTCGACATCCTGATCGATCTGAAGGGCCATACCGCCGGCAGCCGCATGGCTGCGCTGGCCTACCGGCCCGCGCCGGTGCAGGTGGCCTGGCTGGGTTTCCCCGGCACCTGCGGCATGGACGAGGTGGACTACATCATCGGCGACCCGATCGTCACGCCGCTGGAACACGCGGCCTGGTACAGCGAGAAGATCGCGCAGATGCCGCATTGCTATCAGCCCAATGACGGCCTGCGCCTGCGCCCCGAGCCGGCCTCGCGCGCCGAGCTGGGCCTGCCGGAAGAGGCGCTGGTGCTGCTCAGCGCCAACCAGGTCTACAAGCTCAATCCGGCGCTGTTTGACGTCTGGATGGAGATCCTGCGGCGCCTGCCGCAGGCCGTGCTGTGGCAGCTCAGCGGCGGCGATGCGCCGGACGCCGAGCTGCGCGGCGAGGTGCAGCGCCGCGGCATCGATCCGGCGCGGCTGATCTGCATGCCCAAGGTCGGCCTGAACGCGCATCTGCAGCGCCTGGGCGCAGCCGATCTGGCGCTTGACAGCTGGCCCTGCAATGGCCACACGACCACCAGCGATGCGCTGTGGGCCGGCGTGCCGGTCGTCGCGATGCAGGGCGAGGCCTTCGCCGGTCGCGTCTCGGCCAGCCTGCTGAACGCGGTGGGCCTGCCCGAGCTGGTCTGCACCCGCGCCGAGGACTATGTGGAGCAGGTCTGCCGCCTAGCCGCGGACCCGCAGCGCCGCGCGGCGCTGCGCCAGCACTTGCTGGCCGCTCGCGACGGCTCGCGCCTGTTCGATGCGCCGGGCTTCGCCCGCGATCTTGAGCGCCTGTACGAGCGCATGTGGGCCCGCCACAACGCCGGCCGCTCGCCCATCGCCTTGCCCGCCCAGGCCTGA